One window of the Crassaminicella thermophila genome contains the following:
- a CDS encoding class II fructose-bisphosphate aldolase produces the protein MLVNLKEALKGVAKSDFAIPGFNVFGYEDAVAVVRAAEELDAPVILMTNKVAVNHMPIEILAKILCAVAEDAKVPVCVHLDHATEFEVVARAIKAGYTSVMYDGSQLPFEENIKNTREIVRLAHACNVSVEAEIGAVGYSDPSLKVKARYTEPEEAKIFAEKTGVDALAVAIGTLHRMETQDAVIQYDRLEAIEKLTDVPLVIHGSTGVKDEDLKKLSRYNVAKVNIGTALRMVFGNTMREEMNKNPNEFDRIVLFQKPMVEVQKEAKKKMELLGIGKK, from the coding sequence ATGCTAGTAAATTTAAAGGAAGCTTTAAAAGGAGTGGCAAAATCTGATTTTGCCATTCCTGGATTTAATGTATTCGGATATGAAGATGCTGTAGCTGTAGTTCGTGCAGCAGAAGAGTTGGATGCCCCGGTAATACTTATGACAAACAAGGTAGCTGTAAATCATATGCCTATAGAGATTTTGGCAAAAATATTATGTGCTGTTGCAGAAGATGCAAAGGTGCCTGTATGTGTACATCTAGATCATGCAACAGAGTTTGAGGTGGTAGCTAGAGCTATTAAAGCAGGATATACATCTGTTATGTATGATGGTTCTCAATTACCTTTTGAAGAAAATATTAAAAACACAAGAGAAATCGTAAGATTAGCACATGCATGTAATGTATCAGTAGAAGCAGAAATTGGAGCAGTAGGATATAGCGATCCATCTCTTAAAGTGAAAGCAAGATATACAGAGCCAGAGGAAGCAAAAATATTTGCTGAAAAGACAGGGGTAGATGCTTTAGCAGTAGCTATTGGAACCCTTCATAGAATGGAAACCCAAGATGCAGTAATTCAGTATGATAGATTAGAAGCAATTGAAAAATTAACAGATGTACCTTTAGTTATCCATGGATCAACAGGGGTTAAAGATGAAGATTTAAAGAAACTTTCTAGATACAATGTAGCTAAAGTAAATATTGGAACAGCCCTTAGAATGGTATTTGGAAATACAATGAGAGAAGAGATGAATAAAAATCCAAATGAATTTGATAGAATTGTGTTATTCCAAAAGCCTATGGTTGAGGTACAAAAAGAAGCTAAAAAGAAAATGGAATTATTAGGAATCGGTAAAAAGTAA